A stretch of DNA from Rhodococcus sp. NBC_00297:
AATCGGAACGGGCCGAGATGGCACTCGATCTCGCGTCTCGCGGCGGTCGGGTCGTCGTCGTGTCCTCCGGCGATCCCGGCGTGTTCGCCATGGCCGCAGCGGTTCTCGAGGTGGCGGCGCAGGACCGATGGCGCCACGTTCCCGTGCGCGTCTGCCCCGGGGTCACGGCCGCCAACGCGGTCGCGAGCCGCGTCGGCGCTCCCCTGGGCCACGACTATGCCGTTCTGTCCCTGTCCGATCGCCTCAAGCCGTGGGACGTGGTCGAGCGCCGCATCCGCGCGGTCGCGGCGGCCGACATGGCGTTCGCCGTCTACAACCCGGCCTCGCGCTCGCGGACCTGGCAGGTGGAGGCGCTCAAGACGCTCGTGCTCGAGCACCGTGGCCCGGACACTCCCGTCGTCGTGGGCCGCGACGTCTCGGGACCCGAGGAGTCGGTGACCGTCGTCCGGCTCGGGGATCTCGACCCGGCCACGATCGACATGCGCTGTCTGCTCATCGTCGGAGCGTCCACCACGACGGTCGATCACACCGCGGACGGCCCGCGGGTATTCACGTCACGGCGTTACGACACCGTCGATCCCATCGCCCGCGTCGGGAGCGGCGCGGGGAGTGCGTCGCTTCAGTAACCAGGTCACGCACTTGTCGGCTGCCGGCACCACGGGAACGTCGTCCTGAACGGGCGGCCGTTCCACCATGACGACGGGGATGCCGCGCTCGCGGGCGGCCTGAAGCTTGGCCGACGTGAGCTTGCCACCGCTGTTCTTGCTCACCACCACGTCGATGCGGTGCTCGTCCAACAGCTTGCGCTCGCCCTCGAGGTCGAACGGCCCGCGTGACTCCAAAATGCTCGAGTGCGCGGGGACCTCGCCCTCGGGCGGATCGATGCACCGCACGATGAAGTGCCGGTCGTCCAGGGACGCGAAGTGGTGCACGCCCTGTCGGCCGATGGTGAGCAGGACGCGGGCGAGAGCGGGTCGGTCGGCGAGTGCCTGCGCTGCCGCCTCCATCGACGGCACCGTGATCCAGTCGTCCTCGGCCAGCGGGCTCCACGGCGCGCGACGCACCAGCACCAGCGGCACGTCGGCCGCCGTGCAGACCTCGACCGCGTGCGCCGTCATCGTCGCGGCGTAGGGATGCGTGGCGTCGACGACGTGCGTCACCTCGTGCTCCGCGATCCACTCGCGCAGACCGTCCACGCCACCGAAGCCGCCGATCCGCACCTCCCCCACCGGGAGCACGGGATCGGCCACTCGGCCGGCGAGCGAGGAGGTCACGGTGGTGCCGTGCAGTCCGTCCAGCTTGACCGCGAGCTGACGTGCTTCGGACGTGCCACCGAGAACCAGAACATGCATTGGGGCGACCTTACCGGCCCCGCACGGTCAGTGATCGAGCCGTCGCCGGGCCGCCGAGTACAGGAAGCTGTCCGGGAAGCCCTCGGCCGACAAGACGCGGCCCACGACCACGACCGCCGTCTTGACGATGCCTGCCGCCACCGTCGCGTCCGCGAGATCGGCCAGTGTGCCCCGCACGATCACCTCGTCCGCGCGGCTGGCGAAGGCCACCACCGCTGCGGGACAGTCGGATCCGTAGTGCGGCACGAGTTGCTCGGTGATGCTGTGGATCTGGCGCGCACCGAGATGAATGACCAGTGTCGCCCCGCTCCGTGCCAACGTGGGCAGATCCTCGCCGTCGGGCATGGCCGTCGACAACGTCGACACCCGTGTCAACACCACGCTCTGCGAGATCCCGGGCACGGTGAGTTCGCGACCCAGCGCGGCCGCAGCCGCGGCGAACGCCGGAACACCCGGCACGATTTCGTAGTCCACGCCCGCCGCGTCGAGTCGTCGCGACTGCTCGGCGACGGCGCTGTACAGCGACGGATCGCCGGAGTGCACGCGGGCGACGTCGAGGCCGTCACGCGAGGCGGTGACGAGTTCGTCGACGATCGCGTCGAGCGTCATGCGAGCGGTGTTCACGACGCGGGCGTCTGCCGGGCACGTGTCGAGCAGTTCGCGTGGCACCAACGACCCGGCGTACAGGCAGACCGGGCTCGACGCGATGATGCGGGCTGCGCGGACGGTCACGAGATCGGCCGCACCGGGTCCCGCGCCGACGAATCTGACGGTCACGCTGTCTCCTTCTTCACGACGCTCCACTGCGTCACCGGCATCTGCGGACGCCACCCGGTGAATCCGCCGAGCGGTTCGCCGCGGTGCACCTGCAGTCGTCGCAGCAGACCGCCGTGCTGCGAATACCACTGCAGAAGTAGCGATTCCGACTCCGCGGTGACGGCATTGGCCACCAGCCGCCCACCCTCGGGCAGGGCGTCCCAGCAGGCGTCCATCACACCGGGTTGCGTCGCGCCGCCCCCGACGAACACGGCGTCGGGTTCGGGCGCACCGGACAAGGAATCGGGTGCCGCGCCGCGGACGACGAGCGACGGAACGCCCAGGGCGACAGCATTGGTCCGGATAGTGGCGGATCTGGACTCGACGCGCTCGAACGCGATCGCGGAACATGCCGGATGCGTGCGCATCCATTCGATCGCGATGCTTCCCGACCCGCCGCCGACGTCCCACAGACGTTCACCCGGTGAGGGCGCGAGGGCGCTGAGAGTCAGCGCCCTGACCTCGCGTTTGGTCAGCTGACCGTCGCCCATGTAGAGCGCGTCGTCGAGTCCGGGTGCGCGCGAGACGGTGTGGCCCCGCACCTCGAGCGCAACGACGTTCAGTGAGTCGACGTCGCGCGCGTGCACCCAGTCGGTGACGGGCAGCGCACGCACCCGCTCGCGCGGTCCCCCGAGTTGCTCGAGCACGGACATGGCACTGGAGCCGAGGTCACGGCTCAGCAGCAGAGTCGCGAGTTCGGCTGCGGTGCTCTCGTTCTCGGCGAGCACGAGGACGCGGCGTCGGTGTGTCAGGGCGGGCAGTACGGTCTCGATCGGCCTGTTCACCAGGGACACCACCTCGACGTCGTGGAGCGCCCAGCCGAGACGGGCGCACGCGAGCGACGCCGACGACGGGTGCGGAAGGACGCGCACCGCATCAGCACCGAGGAGCCGCGTCAACGTCACGCCGATCCCGTGAAACATCGGGTCACCGCTCGCGAGCACGCATCGCCGCGTACCGGCATGCTCGTCCAGGAGACCGGTCAGGGCGGGCAGCATCGGGGTGGGCCACGCGATTCGCCGAGCCGCGGTGCCCGGCACCGCGTCGAGTTGACGCTCGGAGCCGAACAGGACGTCCGCGGATTCGACGGCGTCACGGGAGGTCGGCGACAGCCCGGCCCACCCGTCGGCGCCCACGCCCACGACGTCGATCATCGCGGCATCCGGCGCCAGATCGGACGTGGGAGGACGCGCATCAGGGCGACGAGTAGGCGCAGACGGCCGGGCACCCACACGACGTCGGTCCGCGAGCTCAACGCGCGGACCACCGCGTCGGCCACCTGGCCGGGTGTGCTCGACATCGGTGCGGGAGACATCCCCTCGGTCATCCGGCCGATGACGAAACCCGGTCGGATCAGCAGCAACCGCACGCCGGTCCCGTGCAGCGCGTCGGCGAGACCGGACGCGAATCCGTCCAGTCCGGCCTTCGCCGACCCGTAGACGTAGTTCGCCCGGCGGACCCGAGCGCCGGCGACGGAAGAGAAGACGACGAGCCGGCCGGATCCCTGCTCGCGCAGCGCCGTCGAGAGATGTGTCAGCATGCTGACCTGCGCCACGTAGTCCGTGTGGACGACGGCCACCGCGTGCGCCGCATCCGTCTCGGCGCGCGTCTGATCGCCGAGGATGCCGAAGGCCAGGACCGCCGTGTCGATCGGCCCGTGAGCCAGAACTGACGTCACGAGACCGTCGTGCGACGCCAGGTCGTCGGCGTCGAACTCGAGCGCCGTCACCCGACTCGCGCCGGCCGCGCGCACTCGATCCGACTCGGCGACCAGATCGTCGGACCGCCGGGCGGCGAGGACGACGTGGCGGCCGCGCGCGAGGCGCTCCGCGATCTCGAGACCGATGTCGCTGCGACCACCGAGGAGCAGCAGGATGCCGGTGCTCGACTGGTCGGGTGTGGTCAGGTCACGGCCGGCCGGTGGGTGGGTCACGGCGTCCAGTGTCCTCGATTATCGTGGCGGTCATGCCCGCCACCCCCTCCTCGCTGAACGCCGACGCCGGAACCTTCCTCACCGAGCGTCATCTGGCAACGCTGGCCACGAAGCGTCAGAACGGCACACCGCACGTGGTGGCGGTGGGATTCACGTGGGATCCGGAGGCAGGTCTGGCGCGAGTGATCACGCGGGACGGATCGCAGAAGGTGCGCAACGCCGAGCGCGGCGGCTACGGCGCCGTGACTCAGGTCGACGGGGCGCGATGGCTGACCCTCGAGGGGCCGGCGCGCATCCTGCGCGAACCCGACGCCGTGCGTGATGCGGAGAACCGTTACGCCCAGCGCTACCGGACGCCGCGGGAGAACCCGGAGCGCGTGGTCATCGAGATCACCGTCACCCGGGTGATGGGCTCCCAGTCGTTGCGGGACTGAGCAATCGGGCGGCGGCCTCCCTGGCCGCCCGCGCGGTCTCGCTCGACCGCGTGATGGCCGCGGTGGTCTGAGCACCCTCGGCCAACAGCGCGATCTGCAGTCCCACGGTGGGCGACGCCCCGGCCGCGACGGCCAGCGTCGTGACATGGTCGATGAACGTCAGCTTGTGGGCGCGCGCGGCATCGGACACCGCGGGCATCGTGGCGCCGAGTTCCCCGAACGAGTTGATGAACGCGCACCCGCGGAAGTCGTCCTCGAGGAACCAGTCGTGCAGGAAGTCGAAGATAGACAACAGCTTGTCCCGCGGTGACTCGTGTGCGCTCTCGGCCTCGTCGATGCGGCTGTTCCACATCGTCGTCCGGCCGTCGAGCACCGCGGTGACGATCGCGGACTTGGACGGGAACTCCGCGTAGAGCCGTTTGAGCGGAACGCCCGCCTCGGTGCGCAGTTCGTCCATACCGACGGCCTGCACCCCGTTGGCATAGAACAGCGTGTCTGCCGCCGAGAGGATCCTGGCGCGATGATCGGTCTCCACGAACCCTCCTGTCGTCATGAGCACTTGCGGCGAGAACCGACGTTCTCTACTGTAGCCGACACGAGCGAGAACGCTCGTTCTCCACGAGAGACATTCCCGTCGAAAGGTCGCGCACGCCATGGGACACATCACTGTCGGACACGAGAACAGCACCCCGATCGACGTCTACTACGAGGATCACGGCAGTGGACAGCCCGTCGTCCTCATTCACGGATATCCGCTCGACGGACACTCGTGGGAGCGCCAGACCGCGGCTCTGCTCGACGCCGGCCACCGCGTCGTGACGTACGACCGTCGAGGCTTCGGACAGTCGAGCAAGCCCACGTCCGGGTACGACTACGACACCTTCGCCTCGGACCTGAACGAGGTGCTCGAAGCGCTGGATCTGCGCGACGTGATTCTCGTCGGATTCTCCATGGGTACCGGTGAACTGGCGCGGTATGCCTCGCGATACGGGACCGACCGTGTGGCGAAATTCGCCTTCCTCGCGTCGCTCGAGCCGTTCCTCCTGCAGACCGACGACAACCCGACGGGTGTGCCGCAGTCGGTGTTCGACGGCATCGAAGCCGCCGCACGCGGAGACCGCTTCGCCTGGTTCGACGCGTTCTACAAGGACTTCTACAACCTGGACGACACGCTCGGCACGCGCATCAGCGAGGCCGCCGTCCGCAACAGCTGGAACGTCGCGGCGGCGAGTGCGCCGATCGCCGCGTACGCGGTGGTTCCGACGTGGCTCACCGACTTCCGCGCCGACGTACAGACCGTCCGGGAGTCGGGCAAGCCCACACTGATCCTGCACGGCACCGCGGACAACATCCTGCCGATCGACTCGACGGGTCGCCCGTTCCACGACGCCTTCCCCGAGGCCACCTACGTCGAGGTGGAGGGCGCGCCCCACGGTCTCCTGTGGACCCACTACCAGGAGGTCAACACGGCGCTGCTCGACTTCCTCGAGTGACGTCAGAAGCGGGACGCGTCGAGCAGTGACTCCGCGACCGAAGTGTCACCGAAGACGGTGAGCACGTCGAGTGGTCGACGACGGCAGAGCACCAGCAGCAGGTGCTCTGCCGTACCCCGCAGTGCCACATCGGCTTTCCCGTGCCCGCGCGCACTGGCGAGGACGTCGGCCCCGAGCGTGAACGTCCACTCCAGGTCGTCCACGTCCGTTCCGTGCACGTGCACGGTGCGCCCGATCGACCCGGGCGTCAGGCGGTCGAGGAGCAGTCGGTGCGGATACTGCACCTCGGTCAGCTCGGCCACGGCGTCCGCGGCGGCGTCGGGATCGAGCGCCTCGGGCGCCTCTCCCCCGGCGGCGCGGACGGCGTCGGCGGCGTCGATGCGGTGCACGGCGACCTCGTGTGCCTGCCGTCGGAGCCACCACGCGGCCGTGCGCGCGCCGACGAACGTCTCCACGACCGCCTCGGGATCCGTCGACTCGAACGTGGCGACCATCGCCTCCAGCGACGATCGGTACGCGGGGAGACTGTCCGGGCCCTTGGGTAACGATTCGACCTGCTGCTTCGCCACCGCGCCCGTGTCCGCACCCGGGCCCGCCAGGATCACCGCGTTCGCCCACCGGTGGACCTTGCCCGTGTGTCGGACCACGTGCTCGAGCGTCCATCCCGGCACGGTGGGTACCGGCGCCGTCAGCGCCTCGACAGGCATCGACGCGAGGCGGTCGCCCTCGCGTCGCAGTGTGGCGAGGAGGTCGAGGCTCATCGCACCTGAAGCACGGTCAGGCCGTGCGGCCGCGTGTTGACCGACTCGCAGCCCTCCGGAGTCACGATGACGATGTCCTCGATGCGGGCGCCCCACTCGCCGGTGAAGTACACCCCCGGCTCGATGCTGAACGCCATCCCCACCTCGAGCGGAATGTCGTTGCCCGCCACGATGTACGGCTCCTCGTGCACCGAGAGGCCGATGCCGTGCCCGGTGCGGTGCACGAAGACGTCGCCGTAGCCGGCGTCGACCAGGATGTCGCGTGCGGCGGCGTCGATCGACTCCGCGGTGACTCCGGGACGGACTGCATCGACGGCTGCCTGCTGCGCGCGCTCGAGGACCGCCACGGTCGCAGCGACCGAGTCCGACGGCTCGCCGATGCTGTAGGTCCGGGTGGAGTCCGAGTTGTAGCCCGGCTCGACGGGGCCACCGATGTCGATGACGACGACGTCGCCCTCCTCGATGACGCGCTCGGACACCTCGTGGTGCGGGTCGGCGCCGTGCGGGCCCGAGCCGACGATGACGAACGCCGCCTCGGTGTGTCCCTCCTCGAGGATCGCGGCCGAGATGTCGGCAGCGACCTGCGCTTCGGTGCGCCCGGCCGCGAGGAACTCGCCCATGCGCGCGTGGACGCGGTCGATGGCGGCGCCCGCCGTGCGCAAC
This window harbors:
- the cbiE gene encoding precorrin-6y C5,15-methyltransferase (decarboxylating) subunit CbiE → MIDVVGVGADGWAGLSPTSRDAVESADVLFGSERQLDAVPGTAARRIAWPTPMLPALTGLLDEHAGTRRCVLASGDPMFHGIGVTLTRLLGADAVRVLPHPSSASLACARLGWALHDVEVVSLVNRPIETVLPALTHRRRVLVLAENESTAAELATLLLSRDLGSSAMSVLEQLGGPRERVRALPVTDWVHARDVDSLNVVALEVRGHTVSRAPGLDDALYMGDGQLTKREVRALTLSALAPSPGERLWDVGGGSGSIAIEWMRTHPACSAIAFERVESRSATIRTNAVALGVPSLVVRGAAPDSLSGAPEPDAVFVGGGATQPGVMDACWDALPEGGRLVANAVTAESESLLLQWYSQHGGLLRRLQVHRGEPLGGFTGWRPQMPVTQWSVVKKETA
- a CDS encoding M24 family metallopeptidase, which translates into the protein MTSRFPSSVYRTRLDRAAALAAEAGLDALLITPGPDLRYLLGSRAESFERLTCLVVPADGTPASVVVPRIELAALKDSAAADLGIELRDWVDGVNPHQAVAALLPGPARTAVTDAMPALHLVPLTEALGAMPVLATAVLRELRMTKDDAEIGALRTAGAAIDRVHARMGEFLAAGRTEAQVAADISAAILEEGHTEAAFVIVGSGPHGADPHHEVSERVIEEGDVVVIDIGGPVEPGYNSDSTRTYSIGEPSDSVAATVAVLERAQQAAVDAVRPGVTAESIDAAARDILVDAGYGDVFVHRTGHGIGLSVHEEPYIVAGNDIPLEVGMAFSIEPGVYFTGEWGARIEDIVIVTPEGCESVNTRPHGLTVLQVR
- a CDS encoding cobalt-precorrin-6A reductase, which codes for MHVLVLGGTSEARQLAVKLDGLHGTTVTSSLAGRVADPVLPVGEVRIGGFGGVDGLREWIAEHEVTHVVDATHPYAATMTAHAVEVCTAADVPLVLVRRAPWSPLAEDDWITVPSMEAAAQALADRPALARVLLTIGRQGVHHFASLDDRHFIVRCIDPPEGEVPAHSSILESRGPFDLEGERKLLDEHRIDVVVSKNSGGKLTSAKLQAARERGIPVVMVERPPVQDDVPVVPAADKCVTWLLKRRTPRAAPDAGDGIDGVVTP
- a CDS encoding TetR/AcrR family transcriptional regulator encodes the protein MTTGGFVETDHRARILSAADTLFYANGVQAVGMDELRTEAGVPLKRLYAEFPSKSAIVTAVLDGRTTMWNSRIDEAESAHESPRDKLLSIFDFLHDWFLEDDFRGCAFINSFGELGATMPAVSDAARAHKLTFIDHVTTLAVAAGASPTVGLQIALLAEGAQTTAAITRSSETARAAREAAARLLSPATTGSPSPG
- a CDS encoding PPOX class F420-dependent oxidoreductase; the protein is MPATPSSLNADAGTFLTERHLATLATKRQNGTPHVVAVGFTWDPEAGLARVITRDGSQKVRNAERGGYGAVTQVDGARWLTLEGPARILREPDAVRDAENRYAQRYRTPRENPERVVIEITVTRVMGSQSLRD
- a CDS encoding SDR family NAD(P)-dependent oxidoreductase, with the translated sequence MTHPPAGRDLTTPDQSSTGILLLLGGRSDIGLEIAERLARGRHVVLAARRSDDLVAESDRVRAAGASRVTALEFDADDLASHDGLVTSVLAHGPIDTAVLAFGILGDQTRAETDAAHAVAVVHTDYVAQVSMLTHLSTALREQGSGRLVVFSSVAGARVRRANYVYGSAKAGLDGFASGLADALHGTGVRLLLIRPGFVIGRMTEGMSPAPMSSTPGQVADAVVRALSSRTDVVWVPGRLRLLVALMRVLPRPIWRRMPR
- a CDS encoding alpha/beta fold hydrolase, which produces MGHITVGHENSTPIDVYYEDHGSGQPVVLIHGYPLDGHSWERQTAALLDAGHRVVTYDRRGFGQSSKPTSGYDYDTFASDLNEVLEALDLRDVILVGFSMGTGELARYASRYGTDRVAKFAFLASLEPFLLQTDDNPTGVPQSVFDGIEAAARGDRFAWFDAFYKDFYNLDDTLGTRISEAAVRNSWNVAAASAPIAAYAVVPTWLTDFRADVQTVRESGKPTLILHGTADNILPIDSTGRPFHDAFPEATYVEVEGAPHGLLWTHYQEVNTALLDFLE
- the cobM gene encoding precorrin-4 C(11)-methyltransferase; the protein is MTVRFVGAGPGAADLVTVRAARIIASSPVCLYAGSLVPRELLDTCPADARVVNTARMTLDAIVDELVTASRDGLDVARVHSGDPSLYSAVAEQSRRLDAAGVDYEIVPGVPAFAAAAAALGRELTVPGISQSVVLTRVSTLSTAMPDGEDLPTLARSGATLVIHLGARQIHSITEQLVPHYGSDCPAAVVAFASRADEVIVRGTLADLADATVAAGIVKTAVVVVGRVLSAEGFPDSFLYSAARRRLDH
- a CDS encoding maleylpyruvate isomerase family mycothiol-dependent enzyme, producing the protein MSLDLLATLRREGDRLASMPVEALTAPVPTVPGWTLEHVVRHTGKVHRWANAVILAGPGADTGAVAKQQVESLPKGPDSLPAYRSSLEAMVATFESTDPEAVVETFVGARTAAWWLRRQAHEVAVHRIDAADAVRAAGGEAPEALDPDAAADAVAELTEVQYPHRLLLDRLTPGSIGRTVHVHGTDVDDLEWTFTLGADVLASARGHGKADVALRGTAEHLLLVLCRRRPLDVLTVFGDTSVAESLLDASRF